Below is a genomic region from Myxococcus fulvus.
GGGGGAGCCCTACGAGGTGGAGTTCCGCTGCCGGCGCCATGACGGGGCCTGGCGGTGGATGCTCGCCCGCGCCAGCCCCCTGCGCGACGCGAAGGGCGACATCCTCCAGTGGTTCGGCACCACCACGGACATCGAGGATCCCAAGCGCGCCTCGGAGTCCATGCGCTTCCTGGCGGAGGCGGGGGCGCTGTTGTCCTCGTCCGCGCTCGATTTGGACGACACGCTGGCGCTGCTGGCGAAGCTGGCGGTGCCGCAGCTGGCGGACTGGTGCGCGGTGGAGCTGGTGGAGGAGGACGGCGGCACCCGCCAGGTGGCGGTGGCGCACGTGGACCCCAGCCGCCTGCGGCTGGCCGAGGAGGTGCGGGTGCGCTACCCGCCCCGCGAGGACGACCCGAACGGCGTGCTGGCCGTCATCCGCACGGGCAGGCCGGTGCTCCTGGAGTCCGTCTCCAACGACGTGCTGGCGCTGGCGGCGCGGGACGCGGAGCACCTGCGCTTCCTGGAGGAGCTGGGCCTGCGCTCGGCGATGCTCATCCCCCTGAAGGCGCGCGGCCGCATCCTGGGCGCGCTCACGCTGGTGACGGCCGAGTCCAGCCGGTGCTTCGGACGGGCGGACCTGGAGTTGGGCGAGCAGCTCGCGTCGCGCGCAGCGCTGTCGGTGGACACCGCGCGCCTGTACCGCGAGGCCCAGGCCTCGCTGCGCCGCAGCCAGGAGGAGCGCCGCACCGCGCAGACGCTCCTGCGCATCGGCGAGACGCTGTCGTCGGAGCTGGACCCAGGGGTGCTGGTCCAGCGCATCACCGACGAGACGGTGGCCCTCACCGGCGCGGGCTTCGGCGCCTTCTTCGAGAACCGCGTGGACGAGCGGGGCGAGTCCTACCTGCTCTACACGCTGTCGGGCGCGCCCCGGGAGTCCTTCGCCCACCTGCCCATGCCGCGCAACACCGCCGTCTTCGGCCCCACCTTCCGGGGCGAGGGCTCGCGGCTGTACGACGACGTGACGCGCCACCCCGACTACGGCAGGAGCGCCCCGTACCACGGCATGCCCCAGGGGCACCTGCCGGTGAGGAGCTACCTGGCGGTGTCGGTGAAGAGCCGCTCCGGGGAGATTCTCGGCGGGCTGTTCTTCGGACACGCGGAGCCGGGGCGCTTCCGTGAGGAGCACGCGCGGCTGGTGGAGGGCGTGGCGTCCCAGGCCGCGGTGGCGCTGGACAACGCGCGCCTGTTCCGCGACGCACGCCGGGCCGAGGAGCGCTTCCGCTCGCTCGTCACCGCCACCGCGCAGGCGGTGTGGGTGACGCGGCCGGACGGGTTCATCGAGGAGGACAGCCCCTCCTGGCGCGAGTACACCGGCCAGTCGTACGACGAATGGAAGGGCACCGGCTGGCTGGACGCCGTGCACCCCGAGGACCGGGAGGCGGCCAGCCGCGCGTGGACGGCGGCGGTGACGGACGTGAAGCCGTACGAGGTCGAATACCGGCTGCGTCGTCCGGACGGGACGTACTCGCCCACGCTGGCGCGCGCGGTGCCGGTGCTGCACTCGGACGGCACGCTGCGCGAGTGGGTGGGCACCAACACGGACATGACGGCCCAGCGCCGCGTGGAGGAGGGCCTGCGCCGGCTGGACCGCGAGCAGGTGGCCCGCAGGCTGGAGGCGCTGCGCGCGGAGATGAGCGGCGCCCTGGCGAAGGAGGGCTCCGTCGCCGACATCCTCCAGGGCTGCGCGGAGGCGCTGGTGCGCCACCTGGACGCGCAGGTGGCCCGGCTGTGGCTGTACTCGCGCAGCTCCGCCATGTTGGAGCTGGTGGGCAACGCGGGCGTGTCCGCGCCGCCGCGCGAGAAGTGGGCGCGCGTGGCGGTGCACGGCACCAGCCTGGTGGCGGAGGTGGCCCGCACGCGCGAGCAGGTCTGGGTGGACAAGATGGAGCACGACGCGCGGGTGCTGGACCCGACGTGGATTCGCGAGACGGGGCTGCGCTCGTTCGCGGGCATCCCCCTGGTGGTGCGCGGGCAGCTGGTGGGCGTGATGGGGCTCTACAGCAAGACGGTGCTGGGCGAGGACAAGGTGGCGTCGCTGGCGGCGGTGGCGGACGCGCTCGCGCAGGGGCTGGAGCGCCGGCGCGCGGAGGACTCGCTGCGGCTGCGCGCCAAGGAGCTGGCCCGCTCCAACGAGGAGCTCCAGCAGTTCGCCTACGTGGCCTCGCACGACCTGCAGGAGCCGCTGCGCATGGTGGCCGGCTACACGCAGCTGCTCGCGCGGCGCTACCAGGGCAAGCTGGACGCGGAGGCGGACACCTTCATCCACTACGCGGTGGACGGCGTCACGCGCATGCAGCGGCTCATCCAGGATTTGCTGACGTACTCGCGCGTGGGCACGCAGGGCCGCGAGCCGCGCGCGGTGGACGCGGGGCGCGCGGTGGAGCGGGCGCGGGCCAACCTCCAGGTGGCGCTGCAGGAGTCGGGCGCCACGCTCGAGATAAGCTCCTTGCCCACGGTGCTCGCGGACGAGACGCAGCTGGTGCAGCTGTTCCAGAACCTCATCGGCAACGCGCTCAAGTTCCACGGGGCCGCGCCGCCCCGGGTGGAGGTGGCCGCGGAGGTGAAGGGCACGGAGGCGCGCTTCACGGTGAGGGACTGGGGCATCGGCATCGACGCGCAGGACTTCGAGCGCGTCTTCGTCATCTTCCAGCGCCTGCACGGCAAGGAGTCGTTCGCCGGGACGGGCATCGGGCTGGCCATCTGCAAGAAAATCGTGGAGCGTCTGGGAGGTCGCATCGGCGTGGAGTCCAAGGTGGGCGAGGGCAGCACGTTCTGGTTCACCCTGCCGCTGGCGCCGTCGGTGCCCGCGTCTTCCGAGGTGTCGTCATGAGTGACATCGGCACCGAGGAGCGCCCGCTGCGGCTGTTGCTGGTGGAGGACAACCCGGGCGACGCGCTCCTCCTCCAGGAGGAGCTGCGCGAGGTCACCACCACGCGCTTCGAGGTGCTCCACGTCGAGCGCCTGGCGGACGCGGTGCGCCTGGTGAGCGAGGGGCCGCCGGTGGACGCGGTGCTGCTGGACTTGTCGCTGCCGGACGGGCACGGGCTGGGCAACATCCCGCCGCTGCTCCAGGCCGCGCCGTCGGTGCCGCTGGTGGTGCTCACCGGCACGGACGACGAGCGCCTGGCGGTGCGCGCGGTGCACGAGGGCGCGCAGGACTACCTGGTGAAGGGCCAGGTGTCCGGCCCGCTGCTGGTGCGCGCGCTCCGGTACGCCATCGAGCGCAAGCGGGTGGAGGAGGGCCTCAAGCGCGAGGAGGCCGCGCGGCGCACGGCGACGTTCCGCGAGCAGTTCCTCGGCATCCTCGGTCATGATTTGCGAAACCCCCTGCAGGCCATCGCCGGCAACGCGTCGCTGCTCTTGCGCCACGGGGGCTTGAGCGAGCCGCAGCGCAAGGCCATCAACCGCATCTCCATCTCCGCGGACCGCATGGCGCGGATGATCAACGACCTGCTCGACTTCACGCGCACGCGGCTGGGCGCGGGGTACGTGCTGGAGCGGGCGCGGATGAACCTGCACGAGGTGCTGCGGCAGGTGGTGGAGGAGCTGGAGGTGGCGCACCCGCGCCGCCAGTTCGAGCTGTCGCTCGCGGGCAACGGCTGGGGGGACTGGGACGCGGACCGCATCGCCCAGGCGGCGTCGAACCTGGTGGGCAACGCCGTGCAGTACTCCCCGGAGGACACCGTCGTGCGCGTGACGGTGGCGGACGCGGAGGGCGGCGTGCGGGTGGAGGTCCACAACTGGGGCCTGCCCATCCCCGCCGAGCGCCTGGGCACCATCTTCGACCCCTTCGGCCGCGCGCAGGACAAGCGCAGCGCGCAGCGCAACGGCCTGGGCCTGGGGCTCTACATCACCCACGAAATCGTCCGGGCCCACGGGGGCCTGTTGGGCGTGTCGTCCTCCGCCCAGGAGGGGACGGCCTTCTGGCTGAGCCTGCCGCGCCAGTTCGTCGTCGAGGAGTGAAGGGGCGCAGCAGCAGCCCCCTGGTCGCCCGCTCGCTGACGCGAGGAGCGGGCCGGGCGGGCGCGAGGCACGGGTCGCGGCGGGAAGAAGGAGGACACACCCTTCAGGGGTGCGTTCAACCTGGCCGGCGCTCTTCGGGTGGCGGCCCCCAACCTCGAGGTCCAGCGATGACCATTCTCGGCGCGGCGCTCTTTGGAACGCTCCTCTTCGGTCTCATCATCTTCGCCGTCATCCTCTTCGGCGCGGCCGGCAACAAGTGGGAGAAGGACATCCGCGAGGTGACCGAGAACCAGCGGGCGCGCGGCATCGTCGGCGACGTGACGATGAACGACCAGGAGGATGAGCACCACCACCCCGGCCGCCCCCACGTGCACGCGCACGCCTGAGGCGGCGGCCTACCTGGGCCGCGGGCTGTAGTAGCGACGCAGCCAGCGGCTCAGCCCGTCCAGGCCGGGGAAGAGCACCCGCTCGGTGAGGTTCGCCTGGTCCAGCTTGTCGCGCACCTCCCACTTGAGGTCCGCGGGGATGATGAGCCGGCGCACGCCCTGCTTGCGCCGCTCCAGGAAGCTGTCCAGGCGCGCCTCCGGCCCGTTCATCACCGAGAAGAGCGCGAACTGGTTGACGATGCGCGCGTCCAGGGACGGCGGCTCGAAGAAGAGCACGAACGGGTGGCGCGCCAGCCGGTCCAAATCGGAGATGGACGGCGCCACCTCCGCCAGCATCTCTCCGGAGAAGACATCCGCGCCCTCGCGCTTGAGCAGCGTCTTGAGCGGGCGGGGCAACAGCCGGTTCGTCTCCCGGTAGTCCACGCACCACACCACGCCGTCCTCGTGCGCCAGGTCCGCCTCCTCGGTGAGGAAG
It encodes:
- a CDS encoding GAF domain-containing protein — protein: MSPSHPSPEAPVPTVDLTPGALSLQVLESLPQLVWMTRPDGHHVYFNRRWYEYTGLTPEQALGDGWRRVFHPEDAQEAGRRWAHSLATGEPYEVEFRCRRHDGAWRWMLARASPLRDAKGDILQWFGTTTDIEDPKRASESMRFLAEAGALLSSSALDLDDTLALLAKLAVPQLADWCAVELVEEDGGTRQVAVAHVDPSRLRLAEEVRVRYPPREDDPNGVLAVIRTGRPVLLESVSNDVLALAARDAEHLRFLEELGLRSAMLIPLKARGRILGALTLVTAESSRCFGRADLELGEQLASRAALSVDTARLYREAQASLRRSQEERRTAQTLLRIGETLSSELDPGVLVQRITDETVALTGAGFGAFFENRVDERGESYLLYTLSGAPRESFAHLPMPRNTAVFGPTFRGEGSRLYDDVTRHPDYGRSAPYHGMPQGHLPVRSYLAVSVKSRSGEILGGLFFGHAEPGRFREEHARLVEGVASQAAVALDNARLFRDARRAEERFRSLVTATAQAVWVTRPDGFIEEDSPSWREYTGQSYDEWKGTGWLDAVHPEDREAASRAWTAAVTDVKPYEVEYRLRRPDGTYSPTLARAVPVLHSDGTLREWVGTNTDMTAQRRVEEGLRRLDREQVARRLEALRAEMSGALAKEGSVADILQGCAEALVRHLDAQVARLWLYSRSSAMLELVGNAGVSAPPREKWARVAVHGTSLVAEVARTREQVWVDKMEHDARVLDPTWIRETGLRSFAGIPLVVRGQLVGVMGLYSKTVLGEDKVASLAAVADALAQGLERRRAEDSLRLRAKELARSNEELQQFAYVASHDLQEPLRMVAGYTQLLARRYQGKLDAEADTFIHYAVDGVTRMQRLIQDLLTYSRVGTQGREPRAVDAGRAVERARANLQVALQESGATLEISSLPTVLADETQLVQLFQNLIGNALKFHGAAPPRVEVAAEVKGTEARFTVRDWGIGIDAQDFERVFVIFQRLHGKESFAGTGIGLAICKKIVERLGGRIGVESKVGEGSTFWFTLPLAPSVPASSEVSS
- a CDS encoding hybrid sensor histidine kinase/response regulator — its product is MSDIGTEERPLRLLLVEDNPGDALLLQEELREVTTTRFEVLHVERLADAVRLVSEGPPVDAVLLDLSLPDGHGLGNIPPLLQAAPSVPLVVLTGTDDERLAVRAVHEGAQDYLVKGQVSGPLLVRALRYAIERKRVEEGLKREEAARRTATFREQFLGILGHDLRNPLQAIAGNASLLLRHGGLSEPQRKAINRISISADRMARMINDLLDFTRTRLGAGYVLERARMNLHEVLRQVVEELEVAHPRRQFELSLAGNGWGDWDADRIAQAASNLVGNAVQYSPEDTVVRVTVADAEGGVRVEVHNWGLPIPAERLGTIFDPFGRAQDKRSAQRNGLGLGLYITHEIVRAHGGLLGVSSSAQEGTAFWLSLPRQFVVEE
- a CDS encoding FRG domain-containing protein, encoding MQEHRVSSWLELQEALFADSWNEALGRHRASYVFRGMPHAEHDLSTALNRRGLFVRKEKDLLRAFRKYARGTPREPLDSVWDWLALAQHHGLPTRMLDWTFSPYVALHFLTEEADLAHEDGVVWCVDYRETNRLLPRPLKTLLKREGADVFSGEMLAEVAPSISDLDRLARHPFVLFFEPPSLDARIVNQFALFSVMNGPEARLDSFLERRKQGVRRLIIPADLKWEVRDKLDQANLTERVLFPGLDGLSRWLRRYYSPRPR